Proteins from a single region of Chromobacterium sp. ATCC 53434:
- a CDS encoding DUF817 domain-containing protein, giving the protein MSRGDGGRSGWRRFVREFWFFGLKEARACLFAGLFFAAVFLTPRGGLFGVPRYDLLLLIALAIQGWMLWTGLENLDELKAITLFHLLGFALEAFKTSGGIQSWSYPDFAYSKLFGVPLFSGFMYAAVGSYIVQAWRLLRLRVEHHPPYWMAAAMAALIYANFFTHHYIGDYRWYLAACALGLYARATVIFQPLDRERRMPLLLGFVLIGFFIWLAENLGTLYGVWRYPNQLGAWSAVHVGKWSSWSLLALMSFTIVAHLQHVRRGISVPA; this is encoded by the coding sequence ATGTCGCGCGGCGACGGCGGACGGAGCGGCTGGCGGCGTTTCGTCCGCGAGTTCTGGTTTTTCGGCCTGAAGGAAGCGCGCGCCTGCCTGTTCGCCGGCCTGTTCTTCGCCGCGGTGTTCCTGACGCCGCGCGGCGGGCTGTTCGGCGTGCCGCGCTACGACCTGTTGCTGCTGATCGCGCTGGCCATCCAGGGCTGGATGCTGTGGACCGGGCTGGAGAATCTGGACGAACTGAAGGCGATCACCTTGTTCCATCTGCTTGGATTCGCGCTGGAGGCGTTCAAGACCTCCGGCGGCATCCAGTCCTGGTCCTATCCGGATTTCGCCTACAGCAAGCTGTTCGGCGTGCCGCTGTTTTCCGGTTTCATGTACGCGGCGGTCGGCAGCTACATCGTCCAGGCCTGGCGGCTGCTGAGGCTGAGGGTGGAGCACCACCCGCCTTACTGGATGGCGGCGGCGATGGCCGCGCTGATCTACGCCAATTTCTTCACCCACCATTACATCGGCGACTACCGCTGGTATCTCGCCGCCTGCGCGCTGGGCCTGTACGCGCGCGCCACCGTGATCTTCCAGCCTCTGGACCGCGAGCGCCGGATGCCGCTGCTGCTGGGCTTCGTGCTGATAGGCTTCTTCATCTGGCTGGCGGAAAACCTCGGCACCCTGTACGGCGTGTGGCGCTATCCGAACCAGCTGGGCGCCTGGTCGGCCGTGCATGTCGGCAAGTGGAGCTCCTGGTCGCTGCTGGCGCTGATGAGCTTCACCATCGTCGCCCATCTGCAGCATGTCCGGCGCGGCATCAGCGTGCCGGCCTGA
- the rsgA gene encoding ribosome small subunit-dependent GTPase A encodes MLNFDFPRLAAIGLTPVLLQQALALAGEDDLRLARVCRVQRDRAWVHDGEHEQQASALPDVHAELAVGDWALCQSREHEPWRLLERLEPFNQLVRVNDEGARQTYASNVDTALLVMGLDGDYSPRRLERYLGLAAAAGVAPVVVLSKADLCPDAEARLAELEQRLRPLPPILLLNGTDPACRDALRPWLGAGQTLVLLGSSGAGKSTLSNTLLGVDAQAVGAVRGDDSRGRHTTTARTLLPCPDGACIIDTPGVRTLQAPPDAGALAGSFADIEALAGHYQFRDCGHREEPGCAVRAGVDGDRLRNYHKLRREMERHERTPLQRQQQRREWKARNKAARQR; translated from the coding sequence ATGCTGAATTTCGATTTTCCTCGTCTGGCCGCCATCGGCCTGACGCCGGTATTGCTGCAACAGGCGCTGGCGCTGGCCGGCGAAGACGATCTGCGGCTAGCGCGCGTGTGCCGCGTGCAGCGCGACCGCGCGTGGGTGCATGACGGCGAGCATGAGCAGCAGGCCAGCGCCTTGCCCGATGTCCATGCCGAACTGGCGGTGGGCGACTGGGCGCTGTGCCAGTCGCGGGAGCATGAGCCATGGCGTCTGCTTGAACGCCTGGAGCCGTTCAACCAGCTGGTCCGCGTCAACGACGAGGGGGCGCGCCAGACCTACGCCAGCAATGTCGACACCGCCTTGCTGGTGATGGGGCTGGACGGCGATTACAGCCCGCGGCGGCTGGAGCGCTACCTGGGCCTGGCCGCGGCGGCCGGCGTCGCGCCGGTGGTGGTGCTGAGCAAGGCCGATCTGTGCCCGGACGCCGAGGCCAGGCTGGCCGAGCTGGAACAACGTCTGCGGCCGCTGCCGCCGATACTGTTGCTGAACGGCACCGATCCGGCCTGCCGCGACGCGTTGAGGCCCTGGTTGGGCGCGGGGCAGACGCTGGTGCTGCTCGGCTCGTCCGGCGCCGGCAAGTCCACGCTGAGCAACACGCTGTTGGGCGTCGACGCGCAGGCGGTCGGCGCGGTCAGGGGCGACGACAGCCGCGGCCGCCACACCACGACGGCGCGCACGCTGCTGCCATGCCCGGACGGCGCCTGCATCATAGACACGCCGGGCGTGCGCACGCTGCAGGCGCCGCCGGACGCCGGCGCGCTGGCCGGCAGCTTCGCCGATATCGAAGCGCTGGCAGGCCATTACCAGTTCCGCGACTGCGGCCATCGCGAGGAGCCGGGTTGCGCGGTCAGGGCCGGCGTCGATGGCGACCGGCTGCGCAACTACCACAAGCTGCGGCGCGAGATGGAGCGACATGAGCGGACGCCGTTGCAGCGGCAGCAGCAACGGCGGGAATGGAAGGCGCGCAACAAGGCGGCGAGGCAGCGCTAG
- a CDS encoding carcinine hydrolase/isopenicillin-N N-acyltransferase family protein, producing the protein MRYSWLAVAGVAGALAFSPAHACTLWGAAGAASSDGTLLAKNRDWKPDHVQSLSLRRPARGYAYLGLYADNGREPGIKAGVNEKELAVVSAEASSLPRALRQADGDRHGVMTRLLRDYGSLDQVAAAADQLFPQARPVFLLLADAGGLMQVEVGQHGRYRLTRQQNGVLAHTNHYADTSLLDGEQKIGASSRARLARIGWLLDQHPAHTLAEFQQLSRDRHDGPDDSLWRDGREHTLAGWQMALPAGAAPRLHLLLANPGQPPREGDYALDAAFWARPAGRLLP; encoded by the coding sequence GTGCGCTATTCATGGTTGGCTGTGGCCGGCGTCGCCGGCGCGCTGGCTTTTTCTCCGGCCCATGCCTGCACGCTGTGGGGCGCGGCCGGGGCAGCCAGTTCGGACGGCACGCTGCTGGCCAAGAATCGCGACTGGAAGCCCGACCACGTCCAGTCGCTGAGCCTGCGCCGCCCGGCGCGCGGCTACGCCTATCTGGGCCTGTACGCCGACAATGGCCGCGAGCCGGGCATCAAGGCCGGCGTCAACGAGAAGGAGCTGGCGGTGGTCAGCGCCGAGGCCAGCAGCCTGCCGCGCGCGTTGCGGCAGGCCGATGGCGATCGCCACGGCGTGATGACGCGGCTGTTGCGCGATTACGGCTCGCTGGACCAGGTGGCCGCCGCCGCCGACCAGCTGTTCCCGCAGGCGCGTCCGGTGTTTCTGCTGCTGGCCGACGCCGGCGGCCTGATGCAGGTGGAGGTCGGCCAGCACGGGCGCTATCGGCTGACGCGCCAGCAAAACGGCGTCTTGGCGCATACCAATCATTACGCCGACACCTCGCTGCTGGACGGCGAGCAGAAAATCGGCGCCAGCAGCCGGGCGCGGCTCGCCCGCATCGGCTGGCTGCTTGATCAGCATCCGGCGCACACGCTTGCCGAATTCCAGCAACTGAGCCGGGACCGCCACGACGGCCCGGACGACAGCCTGTGGCGCGACGGCCGCGAGCACACGCTGGCCGGCTGGCAGATGGCGCTGCCGGCGGGGGCGGCGCCCAGGCTGCATTTGCTGCTGGCCAATCCGGGACAGCCGCCGCGGGAAGGAGACTACGCGCTGGACGCGGCGTTCTGGGCGCGGCCGGCGGGCAGGCTGCTGCCATGA
- a CDS encoding GNAT family N-acetyltransferase: protein MRIIRYRHARPDDVATCIVIRGQTRENAIAEATLNALGITRESWAQGVADGALPGVVAEADGRIAGYCFGDAQSGEIVVLALLPAFEGAGVGKTLLARVMQLLQDQGHTRLFLGCNSDPAVRSHGFYRHLGWTSTGEVDGYGDEVLEYRFSSLSA, encoded by the coding sequence ATGCGCATCATCCGCTATCGCCACGCCCGTCCCGACGACGTGGCGACCTGCATCGTCATCCGCGGCCAGACCCGCGAGAACGCCATCGCCGAGGCCACGCTGAACGCGTTGGGCATCACGCGGGAGAGCTGGGCGCAGGGCGTGGCCGACGGCGCGCTGCCCGGCGTGGTGGCGGAGGCCGACGGCCGCATCGCCGGCTATTGCTTCGGCGACGCGCAAAGCGGCGAGATCGTGGTGCTGGCGCTGTTGCCGGCGTTCGAAGGGGCCGGCGTCGGAAAGACCTTGCTGGCGCGGGTCATGCAGCTTCTGCAAGACCAAGGTCACACGCGTCTGTTCCTCGGCTGCAACAGCGATCCGGCGGTGCGCTCCCACGGCTTCTATCGCCATTTGGGCTGGACCTCCACCGGCGAAGTGGACGGCTATGGCGACGAAGTGCTGGAGTACCGGTTTTCGTCGCTATCGGCCTGA
- a CDS encoding molybdopterin-binding protein: protein MQVGALIIGDELLSGKRQDKHMQTLIRILAARGMKLAWAEYLGDDPARIEAALRRAFAGDDLVFSFGGIGATPDDHTRACAAAALGLPLAPHPDACALIEARFGADAYPHRIQMGHFPQGAAIIPNPVNQIAGFFHGHVHFLPGFPSMAWPMAEWVLDTCYRQLFNDSPDIEKACIAIRAREGDLIGLMQDFTARYPALRLSSLPNFGNEAIPEMHIEFGFAGQPALVEIAIVEWVKALGERGYEVRDKAAAAAG, encoded by the coding sequence ATGCAGGTAGGCGCGCTGATCATCGGCGACGAGTTGTTGTCCGGCAAACGCCAGGACAAGCATATGCAGACGCTGATCCGCATCCTGGCCGCGCGCGGGATGAAGCTGGCCTGGGCCGAGTATCTCGGCGACGATCCGGCCCGCATCGAGGCCGCCTTGCGCCGCGCCTTCGCCGGCGACGATCTGGTGTTCAGCTTCGGCGGCATAGGCGCGACGCCGGACGACCACACCCGCGCCTGCGCCGCCGCCGCGCTGGGCCTGCCGCTGGCGCCGCACCCGGACGCCTGCGCGCTGATAGAGGCGCGCTTCGGCGCCGACGCCTACCCGCACCGGATTCAGATGGGCCACTTCCCGCAAGGCGCCGCCATCATCCCGAATCCGGTCAACCAGATCGCCGGCTTTTTCCACGGCCACGTCCATTTCCTGCCTGGTTTTCCCAGCATGGCTTGGCCGATGGCGGAGTGGGTGCTGGACACGTGTTACCGGCAACTGTTCAACGACAGTCCCGACATCGAGAAAGCCTGCATCGCGATCCGGGCCCGCGAAGGCGATCTGATCGGCCTGATGCAGGACTTCACAGCCCGTTACCCGGCCCTGAGGCTGTCCAGCCTGCCCAATTTCGGCAATGAGGCGATTCCGGAGATGCACATCGAGTTCGGCTTCGCCGGCCAGCCGGCCCTGGTGGAGATCGCCATCGTCGAGTGGGTGAAGGCCTTGGGGGAGCGGGGGTACGAGGTGAGGGACAAAGCGGCGGCGGCGGCGGGATAG
- the nagZ gene encoding beta-N-acetylhexosaminidase — protein MTQTTLNLPRGPVMVDIAGLTLSEQERARLSHPLVGGIILFRRNFQNIEQLRALTAEIRALRAPHLLIAVDHEGGRVQRFLDGFTRLPPMNVLGEAWDADRDQALTLAETVGYVLAAELSACGIDLSFTPVLDLDWERCAVIGNRAFHRDPEAVAELAEALQQGLGRGGMMSCGKHYPGHGYVEGDSHHLMPQDDRSLAQIERDDLVPFARLAEAGMGAVMPAHVLYPAVDGQPAGFSKVWLTDILRGKLDFDGVIFSDALDMAGAAGAGTYVQRADAALAAGCDMVLVCNQPEEADTMLAALVPPAQPKLAERLERMAAKSAAADWQRQIATPDFAAAQAVVRQLAMPKDALTGPQVGEAH, from the coding sequence ATGACTCAAACGACTTTGAACCTCCCGCGCGGTCCGGTGATGGTCGACATCGCCGGCCTGACGCTCAGCGAGCAGGAACGCGCCAGGCTGTCGCATCCGCTGGTCGGCGGCATCATTCTGTTCCGCCGCAACTTCCAGAATATCGAACAGCTGCGCGCGCTGACCGCCGAGATACGCGCCTTGCGTGCGCCGCATCTGTTGATCGCCGTCGATCACGAGGGCGGCCGCGTGCAGCGCTTCCTCGACGGCTTCACCCGCCTGCCGCCGATGAATGTGCTGGGCGAGGCCTGGGACGCCGACCGCGATCAGGCGTTGACGCTGGCGGAGACCGTAGGCTATGTGCTGGCGGCCGAGTTGTCCGCCTGCGGCATCGATTTGTCGTTCACCCCGGTGTTGGATCTGGATTGGGAGCGTTGCGCCGTCATCGGCAACCGCGCCTTCCACCGCGATCCGGAAGCGGTGGCGGAACTGGCCGAAGCCTTGCAACAAGGCCTGGGACGCGGCGGCATGATGAGCTGCGGCAAGCACTACCCCGGCCACGGCTACGTGGAGGGCGATAGCCACCACCTGATGCCGCAGGACGACCGCAGCCTGGCCCAGATCGAGCGCGACGATCTGGTGCCGTTCGCCCGCCTGGCCGAGGCCGGCATGGGCGCGGTGATGCCGGCCCACGTGTTGTACCCGGCGGTGGATGGCCAGCCGGCCGGTTTCTCCAAGGTCTGGCTGACCGACATTCTGCGCGGCAAGCTGGATTTCGACGGCGTGATCTTCTCCGACGCGCTGGACATGGCCGGCGCGGCCGGCGCCGGCACTTATGTGCAGCGAGCCGACGCGGCCTTGGCCGCCGGCTGCGACATGGTGCTGGTCTGCAACCAGCCGGAGGAGGCCGACACGATGCTGGCGGCGCTGGTCCCGCCGGCTCAGCCCAAACTGGCCGAGCGGCTGGAGCGGATGGCCGCCAAGAGCGCCGCCGCCGATTGGCAGCGGCAGATCGCCACGCCGGACTTCGCCGCCGCCCAGGCGGTGGTGCGGCAGCTGGCGATGCCGAAGGACGCGCTGACCGGCCCGCAAGTGGGCGAGGCGCACTGA
- the acpS gene encoding holo-ACP synthase, translated as MIHGIGTDLVEIARMDELVQRWGAKAGRRILTPSELVEFEAHGEPARFLAKRFAVKEAFAKALGTGVVAPALLTAIGVAHDALGKPLLVLSDELAAFAAARGVTRMHLSISDERGHALAFVVLES; from the coding sequence ATGATCCACGGCATAGGCACCGATCTGGTCGAGATCGCCCGAATGGACGAGCTGGTCCAGCGCTGGGGCGCCAAGGCCGGCCGCCGCATCCTGACGCCGTCGGAGCTGGTCGAATTCGAGGCCCATGGCGAGCCGGCGCGCTTCCTCGCCAAGCGCTTCGCCGTCAAGGAGGCCTTCGCCAAGGCCTTGGGCACCGGCGTGGTGGCGCCGGCCTTGCTGACGGCGATAGGCGTGGCCCACGACGCGCTCGGCAAGCCGCTGCTGGTCCTGTCCGACGAGCTGGCCGCCTTCGCCGCCGCGCGCGGCGTCACGCGCATGCATCTGTCCATCAGCGACGAGCGCGGCCACGCGCTGGCCTTCGTCGTGCTTGAATCGTAG
- a CDS encoding metal-dependent hydrolase, giving the protein MPTIVTHALAGATLVGLACRKPLSEPGVLPWLALCGAAAMLPDLDVVTFKLGIPYASPWGHRGFSHSLAAAALLAALLAWLARPIWRRAGLSAAMATVLLFLSVASHAALDMICDASFGPALFMPWSDHRYLSDWKPIEGAPLGLKRWFGPKGWRVVDTEFLYVWLPCAALWLGRGWWLRRAA; this is encoded by the coding sequence ATGCCCACCATCGTCACCCACGCGCTGGCCGGCGCGACGCTGGTCGGCCTCGCCTGCCGCAAACCATTGTCCGAACCCGGCGTGCTGCCGTGGCTGGCGTTGTGCGGCGCGGCGGCGATGCTGCCGGACCTGGACGTGGTCACCTTCAAGCTGGGCATTCCCTATGCCAGCCCGTGGGGACACCGGGGCTTTTCCCATTCGCTGGCCGCCGCAGCCCTGTTGGCGGCGCTGCTGGCCTGGCTCGCTCGCCCCATCTGGCGAAGAGCGGGTCTGAGCGCCGCGATGGCGACCGTGCTGCTGTTCCTGTCTGTGGCCTCGCACGCGGCGCTGGACATGATCTGCGACGCCAGCTTCGGTCCGGCCTTGTTCATGCCCTGGTCGGATCATCGCTATCTGAGCGATTGGAAGCCGATAGAAGGCGCGCCGCTCGGTCTGAAACGCTGGTTCGGTCCCAAGGGCTGGCGCGTGGTCGATACCGAGTTTCTCTATGTCTGGCTGCCCTGCGCGGCATTGTGGCTGGGCAGGGGATGGTGGCTGAGGAGGGCTGCATGA
- the pdxJ gene encoding pyridoxine 5'-phosphate synthase — translation MILLGVNIDHVATLRQARGTRYPSPVEAALVAESSGADLITLHLREDRRHIQDADVKAMRPVLKTRMNLEMAMTPEMLAHALEVAPEDVCLVPEKREEVTTEGGLDVRGHYADVKHYTGKLAEAGIRVSIFIDPDREQIQRAFDAGARVIELHTGAYADAPHASEREAELARIREAAEFGAGLGMVVNAGHGLNYHNVKPIAAIPQIAELNIGHAIVAHALFVGFPQAVREMKALMESARAR, via the coding sequence ATGATTCTGTTGGGCGTAAACATCGATCACGTCGCCACGCTGCGCCAGGCGCGCGGCACCCGCTACCCCAGCCCGGTCGAGGCCGCGCTGGTGGCCGAATCCAGCGGCGCCGACCTGATCACGCTGCATCTGCGCGAAGACCGCCGCCACATCCAGGACGCCGACGTCAAGGCGATGCGCCCGGTGTTGAAGACCCGGATGAATCTGGAAATGGCGATGACGCCGGAAATGCTGGCGCACGCGCTGGAAGTGGCGCCGGAAGACGTCTGCCTGGTGCCGGAGAAGCGCGAGGAGGTCACCACCGAGGGCGGTCTGGACGTGCGCGGACACTACGCCGACGTCAAGCACTACACCGGCAAGCTGGCCGAAGCCGGCATTCGCGTGTCCATCTTCATCGACCCGGACCGCGAGCAGATCCAGAGGGCCTTCGACGCCGGCGCGCGCGTGATCGAGCTGCATACCGGCGCCTATGCCGACGCGCCGCACGCCAGTGAGCGCGAGGCCGAGCTCGCCCGCATCCGCGAGGCCGCCGAGTTCGGCGCCGGCCTGGGCATGGTGGTCAACGCCGGCCACGGCCTGAACTACCACAACGTCAAGCCGATCGCCGCGATCCCGCAGATCGCCGAATTGAACATCGGCCACGCCATCGTCGCCCACGCGCTGTTCGTCGGCTTCCCGCAGGCGGTGCGCGAGATGAAGGCCTTGATGGAAAGCGCGCGCGCCCGCTGA
- the recO gene encoding DNA repair protein RecO, producing the protein MSQPGRVDKQPAYILHTQPYRETSLLLEVLTRDHGRFSLVARGARRPRSDLRGVLLPFQPLTLSWFGKNELRTLHGADWEGGVRPLFGLPLVCGFYLNELMLKLTARDDPEPRAFAVYDAAVRDLARRPPLAPVLRRYEIRLAQVLGYAPSLARDNHGEAVVAERHYLCRNAALPERDEYPELAPSGGAARLSGAALLALDADDYSDPAVRGQARQLSRVWLAALLGDTPLASRELLQAIQSLSD; encoded by the coding sequence ATGAGCCAGCCGGGACGGGTGGACAAGCAGCCGGCCTACATTCTGCATACCCAGCCCTACCGCGAGACCAGCCTGCTGCTGGAGGTGCTGACCCGCGACCACGGCCGTTTCAGCCTGGTGGCGCGCGGCGCGCGGCGGCCGCGTTCGGACCTGCGCGGCGTGCTGTTGCCGTTTCAGCCGCTGACGTTGTCGTGGTTCGGCAAGAACGAGTTGCGCACGCTGCACGGCGCCGACTGGGAAGGCGGGGTCAGGCCGCTGTTTGGCTTGCCGCTGGTATGCGGTTTTTATCTGAATGAATTGATGCTGAAGCTCACGGCGCGGGACGATCCCGAACCGCGGGCTTTTGCCGTTTACGACGCGGCGGTGCGCGACCTGGCCAGACGGCCGCCGCTGGCGCCGGTATTGCGCCGCTACGAGATCCGGCTGGCGCAGGTGCTGGGCTACGCGCCGTCGCTGGCGCGCGACAACCATGGCGAGGCCGTGGTCGCCGAGCGGCATTATCTGTGCCGCAACGCGGCGCTGCCGGAGCGGGACGAATATCCGGAGCTGGCGCCGTCCGGCGGCGCGGCGCGGCTGTCCGGCGCGGCCTTGCTGGCGCTGGACGCCGACGATTACAGCGATCCGGCGGTGCGCGGCCAGGCCCGCCAGCTGAGCCGGGTGTGGCTGGCCGCGCTGCTGGGCGACACGCCGCTGGCTTCGCGCGAACTGTTGCAGGCCATCCAATCGTTGTCGGATTAA
- a CDS encoding antibiotic biosynthesis monooxygenase has translation MRPLETAPAQPCWAVRLSAETPALGGLAICALRLASAQPGCLGGDAVAQLTYWDSVDAIAAWRGRVEQLVQQRLGRGAGEFGFEVRRSLPGSVGA, from the coding sequence ATGAGGCCGCTGGAGACGGCGCCGGCCCAGCCGTGCTGGGCGGTGCGGCTATCGGCCGAGACGCCGGCGCTGGGCGGCCTGGCCATCTGCGCGCTGCGTCTCGCCTCCGCGCAGCCGGGCTGTCTGGGCGGCGACGCGGTGGCGCAGCTGACCTACTGGGATAGCGTGGACGCCATCGCCGCCTGGCGTGGTCGCGTCGAGCAGCTGGTGCAGCAACGGCTGGGGCGCGGCGCCGGCGAGTTCGGCTTCGAAGTCCGCCGCAGCCTGCCCGGGAGCGTCGGCGCATGA
- the era gene encoding GTPase Era: MTDTLFHCGFVAIVGRPNVGKSTLMNHLIGQKISITSKKSQTTRHRVTGIHTEDAAQFVFVDTPGFQTYHKGALNEALNKSVKDSLGSVDCVLFLLEAMRFTAADREVMALLPKKTPVILVVNKLDKAKDKLTLQAFIDEVTAEFAFAGVEVVSAKHGQRLAELLDQVRPHLPESMPLYPEDMITDKNERFLSAEIVREKLFRYLGEELPYEMNVEVEMFEMDGALRRIHIAVLVDKEHQKPIVIGKAGEKLKKISTEARLDMEKLFDGKVFLQVWVKVKSGWADDVRFLREFGLD; encoded by the coding sequence ATGACCGATACTCTATTCCATTGCGGCTTCGTCGCCATCGTCGGCCGTCCCAATGTGGGCAAGTCCACGTTGATGAACCACCTGATCGGCCAGAAGATCAGCATCACCTCGAAGAAATCGCAGACTACCCGCCACCGCGTCACCGGCATTCATACCGAGGATGCGGCGCAGTTCGTCTTCGTCGACACGCCGGGTTTCCAGACTTACCACAAGGGCGCGCTGAACGAGGCGCTGAACAAGAGCGTCAAGGACTCGCTGGGCAGTGTCGATTGCGTGCTGTTCCTGCTGGAGGCGATGCGCTTCACCGCCGCCGACCGCGAGGTGATGGCGCTGCTGCCGAAGAAGACCCCGGTCATCCTGGTGGTGAACAAGTTGGACAAGGCCAAGGACAAGCTGACCTTGCAGGCTTTCATCGACGAGGTGACGGCCGAGTTCGCGTTCGCCGGCGTAGAGGTGGTCAGCGCCAAGCACGGCCAGCGCCTGGCCGAGCTGTTGGATCAGGTCCGCCCGCATCTGCCGGAGTCCATGCCCTTGTACCCCGAGGACATGATCACCGACAAGAACGAGCGCTTCCTGTCCGCCGAAATCGTCCGCGAAAAGCTGTTCCGCTACCTGGGCGAAGAGCTGCCGTACGAGATGAACGTCGAAGTGGAGATGTTCGAGATGGACGGCGCGCTGCGCCGCATCCACATCGCGGTGCTGGTGGACAAGGAACATCAGAAGCCCATCGTCATCGGCAAGGCCGGCGAGAAGCTGAAGAAAATTTCCACCGAGGCGCGCCTGGACATGGAAAAACTGTTCGACGGCAAGGTCTTCCTTCAGGTGTGGGTGAAAGTGAAGTCCGGCTGGGCCGACGACGTCCGCTTCCTGCGCGAGTTCGGTCTGGATTGA